A genomic window from Flintibacter sp. KGMB00164 includes:
- a CDS encoding AMP-binding protein produces the protein MTSTIREILVEAQQRFGPEVAVRYKVGKNQIEDKTYNQLRQDSESFSSSLAALGEQGSHIAVIGPTSYRWMVTYLGIVNSGSVAVPLDASLPAADVWELLDRADVTTLVADAARKDVAEGAKEHCPKLKHVVLMQQEEHSDAVLSFPQLLAEHQTAFDFEPQPDQLCTIMFTSGTTGKSKGVMLTHRNLAENAGSINMDLPERMVLLSVLPIHHAYCLCLDVLKAISLGSIICINDSLLRVMKNIQLFKPEMILMVPLMIETIAKKLEDNTLLPPKLVKNAVFGKQLTKISSGGAYLDPSYIDLFEKYGITILQGYGMTECSPVISTTRPWNINKNAVGQLIDNCEAKTVDGELWVRGSSVMQGYYKMPEETAATLEDGWLKTGDLGYVDEEGFVYLTGRKKNLIITKNGENVSPEELENKLGVERLIQEVLVRENKSVIEAEIFPDYEYAKKKHIKDVRAALQEIIDQYNLQAPPHKKIYSLIVRETEFEKTPSKKIKRF, from the coding sequence ATGACCAGTACCATCCGCGAGATCCTGGTGGAGGCCCAGCAGCGCTTTGGCCCCGAGGTGGCCGTGCGTTATAAGGTGGGCAAGAACCAGATTGAGGACAAGACCTACAACCAGCTCCGCCAAGACAGCGAGAGCTTTTCCAGCTCCCTGGCCGCTCTGGGCGAGCAGGGCAGCCACATCGCCGTCATCGGCCCCACCTCCTACCGCTGGATGGTGACCTATCTGGGCATCGTCAACAGCGGCAGCGTGGCTGTCCCTCTGGACGCCTCCCTCCCCGCCGCCGACGTGTGGGAGCTGCTGGACCGGGCTGACGTGACCACCCTGGTGGCCGACGCCGCCCGCAAGGACGTGGCCGAGGGAGCCAAGGAGCACTGCCCCAAGTTGAAGCACGTGGTGCTCATGCAGCAGGAGGAGCACAGCGACGCCGTTCTCTCCTTCCCCCAGCTGCTGGCAGAGCACCAGACTGCCTTTGACTTTGAACCCCAGCCTGACCAGCTGTGTACCATCATGTTTACCTCCGGCACCACCGGCAAGAGCAAGGGCGTCATGCTCACCCACCGCAACCTGGCCGAGAACGCCGGCAGCATCAACATGGACCTGCCTGAGCGGATGGTGCTGCTCTCTGTGCTGCCCATCCACCATGCCTACTGCCTGTGTCTCGACGTGCTCAAGGCCATCTCTCTGGGCTCCATTATCTGCATCAACGACTCCCTGCTGCGGGTGATGAAGAACATCCAGCTCTTCAAGCCTGAGATGATCCTGATGGTCCCCCTGATGATCGAGACCATCGCCAAGAAGCTGGAGGACAACACCCTGCTGCCTCCCAAGCTGGTGAAGAACGCGGTGTTTGGCAAGCAGCTAACCAAGATCTCCAGCGGCGGCGCATACCTGGATCCCTCCTACATCGACCTGTTTGAAAAGTACGGCATCACCATCCTCCAGGGCTACGGTATGACCGAGTGCTCCCCCGTCATCAGCACCACCCGTCCCTGGAACATCAACAAAAACGCCGTGGGCCAGCTCATCGATAACTGCGAGGCCAAGACGGTGGATGGCGAGCTGTGGGTCCGGGGCAGCAGCGTGATGCAGGGCTACTACAAAATGCCCGAGGAGACCGCCGCCACCCTGGAGGACGGTTGGCTGAAGACCGGCGACCTGGGCTATGTGGACGAGGAGGGCTTTGTCTACCTCACCGGCCGCAAGAAAAACCTCATCATCACCAAAAACGGTGAGAACGTCTCCCCCGAGGAGCTGGAAAACAAGCTGGGTGTGGAGCGTCTTATCCAGGAGGTGCTGGTGCGGGAGAACAAGAGCGTCATCGAGGCCGAGATCTTCCCCGACTACGAGTACGCCAAGAAGAAGCACATCAAGGACGTACGCGCCGCCCTTCAGGAGATCATCGACCAGTACAATCTCCAAGCGCCTCCCCACAAGAAGATTTACAGCCTGATCGTCCGGGAGACCGAGTTCGAGAAAACTCCCTCCAAGAAAATCAAGCGCTTTTAA
- a CDS encoding acyl carrier protein: MFEKLVEIICNYVEVEPEKITSDSRFMEDLGFTSFDFMSMLGEIEDTFDIEVDETEVVKIRTVGEAVDYIQSLAD; the protein is encoded by the coding sequence ATGTTTGAGAAATTGGTTGAGATCATCTGCAACTACGTAGAAGTGGAGCCCGAGAAGATCACCTCCGACTCCCGCTTTATGGAGGACCTGGGCTTTACCTCCTTTGACTTTATGAGTATGCTGGGCGAGATCGAGGACACCTTCGACATCGAGGTGGACGAGACCGAGGTGGTTAAGATTCGCACCGTGGGCGAGGCCGTGGACTACATCCAGAGCCTGGCTGACTGA
- a CDS encoding condensation domain-containing protein produces MMRKHKGYPVYPLTVAQKFHLFYLPYCPSAAVMNIGTRLTIQSEIDWDLLKQSIYQAYDRCEGMRVRFAKDKDGTYYQYVVDKEERDIEFVDFSQGTLEEADKVMQQWTTVPFKMEDSPLTRIVMISLPDGFNGVYFLGHHMIVDAQSLIGFLKDIIELYCSQKYEGVPAPKEMASYIEQIQKDLAYEAGSKAQLRDMEFFQKEIESSEPIYNGMKGTDKLEAARQMFQNPNLRTAFNASGDTTSALDIFHLEGEPTQRLMNFCEEYHVSLVCLLLMGMRTYFQKVNGHDDVSINNAIARRATLKEKKSGGTRIHSFPFRTCFSQDMKFIDAIYAIRDKQNEYFRHANYDPTAYFAYRAKTYPQPHAGLTYEPISLTYQPLTLKEKGLDQLGDIRYTTKWYPNGMTPQAVYLTVMHRPEDNGLDFNFEHQVKAFSREELEYFYYYLCKIMFKGVENPDLTIGEIIKLV; encoded by the coding sequence ATGATGCGCAAACATAAAGGTTATCCGGTTTATCCCTTGACCGTAGCGCAGAAATTTCACCTGTTTTATCTCCCCTACTGCCCCAGCGCGGCGGTCATGAACATCGGCACCCGTCTGACCATCCAGTCCGAGATCGACTGGGACCTGCTCAAGCAGTCCATCTATCAGGCCTACGACCGCTGCGAGGGCATGCGGGTCCGCTTTGCCAAGGACAAGGACGGCACCTACTACCAGTACGTGGTGGACAAGGAAGAGCGGGACATCGAGTTTGTGGACTTCTCCCAGGGCACCCTGGAAGAGGCCGACAAGGTGATGCAGCAGTGGACCACCGTCCCCTTTAAGATGGAAGACTCCCCCCTCACCCGGATTGTGATGATCAGCCTGCCCGACGGCTTTAACGGCGTGTACTTCCTGGGCCACCACATGATCGTGGACGCCCAGTCCCTCATCGGCTTCCTCAAGGACATCATTGAGCTCTACTGCAGCCAGAAGTATGAGGGTGTCCCTGCTCCCAAGGAGATGGCCTCCTACATCGAGCAGATCCAGAAGGATCTGGCTTACGAGGCGGGCAGCAAGGCCCAGCTGCGGGACATGGAGTTCTTCCAGAAGGAGATCGAGTCCTCCGAGCCCATCTACAACGGCATGAAGGGCACCGACAAGCTGGAGGCCGCCCGTCAGATGTTCCAGAACCCCAACCTTCGCACCGCCTTCAACGCCTCCGGCGACACCACCTCTGCCCTGGATATCTTCCACCTGGAGGGTGAGCCCACCCAGCGGCTGATGAACTTCTGCGAGGAGTACCATGTCTCCCTGGTGTGCCTGCTGCTCATGGGCATGCGCACCTACTTCCAGAAGGTGAACGGCCACGACGATGTGTCCATCAACAACGCCATCGCCCGCCGCGCCACCCTGAAGGAGAAGAAGTCAGGCGGCACCCGCATCCACTCCTTCCCCTTCCGCACCTGCTTTAGCCAGGACATGAAGTTCATTGATGCCATCTACGCCATCCGGGACAAGCAGAACGAGTACTTCCGCCACGCCAACTACGATCCCACCGCCTACTTTGCCTACCGTGCCAAGACCTATCCCCAGCCCCACGCCGGTCTGACCTATGAGCCCATCTCCCTGACCTACCAGCCCCTCACCCTGAAGGAGAAGGGACTGGATCAGCTGGGCGATATCCGCTACACCACCAAGTGGTATCCCAACGGCATGACCCCCCAGGCCGTGTACCTGACCGTCATGCACCGCCCCGAGGACAACGGCCTGGACTTCAACTTCGAGCACCAGGTAAAGGCCTTCTCCCGGGAGGAGCTGGAGTACTTCTATTACTATCTGTGCAAGATCATGTTCAAGGGCGTTGAGAATCCCGACCTCACCATCGGTGAGATCATCAAATTAGTGTAA
- a CDS encoding alpha/beta hydrolase has translation MGLLKKAAVLAGLAAAAEGLGTAYFYRRTMIRTNAKPERSAKMSGIDWSQYYPRMHENRDWLLQQPHEEVGILSHDGLKLHGTYFPGPSNKVVICFHGYTSYGMGEYPSLARCFMSRGFGALIIDQRSHGESEGKYIGFGCMDRLDALEWIRWTVDKVGQDAQIILHGGSMGGATVCMVSGLDLPPQVKGIISDSAFTSPKYVFTHVLHSMYHLPATPMIPLADKVNKRLAGYGLDDCNAAREVRKARVPMLFIHGSKDTFVPPYMCDELYENCAAPKTKLIVEGAGHVESYYKNTQEYEEALDKFIGGIIK, from the coding sequence ATGGGATTGCTGAAAAAAGCCGCCGTTCTGGCAGGTCTGGCGGCTGCGGCAGAGGGTCTGGGCACCGCCTACTTCTACCGCCGCACCATGATCCGCACCAACGCCAAGCCCGAGCGCAGCGCCAAGATGTCGGGCATCGACTGGAGCCAGTACTATCCCCGGATGCACGAGAACCGGGACTGGCTGCTCCAGCAGCCCCATGAGGAGGTTGGTATCCTCTCTCATGACGGCCTGAAGCTCCACGGCACCTATTTCCCCGGTCCAAGCAACAAAGTGGTCATCTGTTTCCACGGCTACACCAGCTACGGTATGGGTGAGTACCCCAGCCTGGCCCGGTGCTTTATGAGTCGGGGCTTTGGCGCTTTGATCATCGACCAGCGCTCCCACGGAGAGAGCGAGGGCAAGTACATCGGCTTTGGCTGCATGGACCGGCTGGACGCCCTGGAGTGGATCCGCTGGACGGTGGACAAGGTTGGTCAGGATGCCCAGATCATCCTTCACGGCGGCTCCATGGGCGGCGCCACTGTGTGCATGGTCAGCGGCCTGGACCTGCCTCCCCAGGTGAAGGGCATTATCTCCGACTCCGCCTTCACCTCCCCCAAGTATGTCTTCACCCACGTGCTGCACAGCATGTACCACCTGCCTGCCACCCCCATGATCCCCCTGGCCGACAAGGTCAACAAGCGCCTGGCAGGCTACGGTCTGGACGACTGCAACGCCGCCCGGGAGGTACGAAAGGCCAGGGTCCCCATGCTGTTCATCCACGGCAGCAAGGACACCTTTGTTCCCCCCTATATGTGCGACGAGCTGTATGAAAACTGCGCCGCGCCCAAGACCAAGCTTATTGTGGAGGGCGCAGGCCATGTGGAGAGCTACTATAAGAATACCCAGGAGTACGAAGAGGCCCTGGACAAATTTATTGGAGGAATTATCAAATGA
- a CDS encoding SCP2 sterol-binding domain-containing protein, whose protein sequence is MTYADMFSEVKGMLAGADVSDIQEHLAYQFNIIGEAEGIFYAEVKEGKLYIEPYEYFDRDVMFICTADTLFKLAKGKTDPVLAFTTGKLKVEGNIDKALKLGDLLARKRKG, encoded by the coding sequence ATGACATACGCAGACATGTTTTCCGAAGTAAAAGGTATGCTGGCGGGAGCAGATGTCAGTGATATCCAGGAGCATCTGGCCTACCAATTCAACATCATCGGGGAGGCCGAGGGCATCTTCTACGCCGAGGTCAAGGAGGGCAAGCTGTACATCGAGCCCTACGAGTACTTTGACCGGGACGTGATGTTCATCTGCACCGCGGACACCCTGTTTAAGCTGGCCAAGGGCAAGACCGACCCTGTGCTGGCCTTTACCACCGGCAAGCTGAAGGTGGAGGGCAACATCGACAAGGCCCTGAAGCTGGGCGACCTGCTGGCCCGGAAGAGAAAGGGCTGA
- a CDS encoding TetR/AcrR family transcriptional regulator, protein MAKDQKKYDLILDALQQLLRERSVQTISVSDIAQAAGIGKGSIYYYFPSKDAIVEALVQRNYEAPLKTAQSLSARQDIPPFTRMAMIFQACRSSSTEYSKSEASTGDGAGAQEKAFLHQTYMNHLITELKPVLAEIIRQGIQAGEIHFDHPDELAEMVLIILTVKMDNTIVPSTKEEIEGTITALVSLLEKGTENPPGSLDFLIK, encoded by the coding sequence ATGGCCAAGGACCAGAAAAAATATGATTTGATTTTAGACGCGCTCCAGCAGCTGCTGCGGGAGCGCAGCGTACAGACCATCTCCGTCAGCGACATTGCCCAGGCTGCGGGGATCGGGAAGGGGAGCATCTATTATTATTTCCCCTCTAAGGACGCCATTGTGGAGGCTCTGGTCCAGCGCAATTACGAAGCGCCCCTGAAAACGGCCCAGAGCCTGTCCGCCCGGCAGGACATTCCGCCCTTTACCCGCATGGCTATGATTTTCCAGGCCTGCCGCTCCTCGTCCACGGAGTACTCCAAGTCGGAGGCCAGTACCGGGGATGGGGCCGGTGCCCAGGAGAAGGCCTTTCTCCATCAGACCTACATGAACCACCTGATCACCGAGCTCAAGCCGGTGCTGGCCGAGATCATCCGTCAGGGAATCCAGGCCGGAGAGATCCACTTTGACCACCCCGACGAGCTGGCCGAGATGGTGCTCATCATTCTCACAGTAAAGATGGACAACACCATCGTTCCCTCTACGAAAGAGGAGATCGAGGGGACCATTACCGCCCTGGTGTCCCTGCTGGAGAAGGGGACAGAGAATCCGCCGGGGTCGCTGGACTTCCTTATTAAATAA
- a CDS encoding DUF3169 family protein, with the protein MKKERSNKAIYARFAITILVCAALGGVAGFCAAMAGKNLLDSADSLNMALASLGQLWFIPGYVLLVVSTIYYLRGKALLPQAEADDDAFQESDRRLCLSLILSGAAVVWLFIALGINGQTDWANNQAMWLGDHILRIGGLMEGVLFIVNLVVQLVWVVALQALTVKATKVIHPEKKGNVFDSKFQKDWFRSCDEAEQQQIGQCSYFSFRVMSTLFPIVMLVLFILADNGLAPSGWILLVGGLWMVQLMSYQCMAYILDHGKKKRKA; encoded by the coding sequence ATGAAAAAGGAACGTAGCAATAAAGCAATCTATGCCCGGTTTGCAATTACGATTCTGGTGTGTGCCGCTTTGGGCGGCGTGGCGGGCTTCTGTGCCGCCATGGCAGGAAAAAATTTACTTGATTCCGCAGACAGTCTGAACATGGCACTGGCGTCTCTGGGCCAGCTGTGGTTTATCCCCGGGTATGTGCTGCTGGTGGTGAGCACCATCTATTATCTCCGGGGCAAGGCCCTGCTGCCCCAGGCAGAGGCAGATGACGACGCCTTTCAGGAGTCTGACCGTCGGCTGTGCCTGTCCCTGATCCTCTCCGGAGCGGCCGTAGTGTGGCTGTTTATCGCCCTGGGCATCAATGGACAGACTGATTGGGCCAACAACCAGGCCATGTGGCTGGGAGATCATATTCTGCGTATCGGCGGCCTGATGGAAGGCGTGCTGTTCATTGTCAATCTGGTCGTTCAGCTGGTCTGGGTGGTGGCCCTCCAGGCCCTGACGGTGAAGGCCACCAAGGTCATCCACCCGGAGAAGAAGGGCAACGTATTTGACAGCAAGTTCCAGAAGGACTGGTTCCGCAGCTGCGACGAGGCCGAGCAGCAGCAGATCGGCCAGTGCAGCTATTTCTCCTTCCGGGTGATGAGCACCCTCTTCCCCATCGTGATGCTGGTGTTGTTTATCTTGGCCGACAACGGCCTGGCCCCGTCGGGCTGGATTTTGCTGGTGGGCGGGCTGTGGATGGTGCAGCTGATGAGCTATCAGTGCATGGCATACATCCTGGACCATGGAAAAAAGAAACGTAAGGCCTGA
- a CDS encoding helix-turn-helix transcriptional regulator — protein sequence MPLGNRLKELRAAKGLNQQGLGSLVGASRQTISLIERGDYNPSITLALRIAKVFGTTVDEVFYLTEEDEEQ from the coding sequence ATGCCGCTTGGGAACCGACTGAAAGAGCTGCGGGCGGCGAAGGGGCTTAACCAGCAGGGGCTGGGATCGCTGGTGGGAGCGTCCCGCCAGACCATCAGCCTCATTGAGCGGGGGGACTACAACCCCTCTATCACTTTGGCCCTGCGCATCGCAAAGGTATTTGGAACGACAGTAGACGAGGTATTTTATCTCACCGAGGAGGATGAGGAACAATGA
- a CDS encoding Crp/Fnr family transcriptional regulator, which produces MDQLHHMELNLPPDIWRPFAQQRWAIRCPAGYLIYLQNTAATCFYYLKSGQVKSFIQSPDGGERVLNLYQEGSLFGEASFFDELPRVSSAVAMTPCELVPIDRELLSREFAAHPELALAMMKYLARTVRLLSDQVDQMAFRPARWRVARFLTVNADGNGRVSCPQEEIAATISVSRVTVSRILNQLAREGLISLSYRSVLILDRPGLEALCE; this is translated from the coding sequence ATGGACCAGCTCCACCACATGGAATTGAACCTGCCGCCGGACATCTGGCGGCCCTTTGCCCAGCAGCGGTGGGCCATCCGGTGCCCGGCGGGCTACCTCATTTATTTACAGAACACGGCGGCCACCTGCTTCTACTACTTAAAATCCGGCCAGGTGAAAAGCTTCATCCAGTCCCCTGACGGGGGCGAGCGGGTGCTGAACCTGTACCAGGAGGGTAGCCTGTTCGGGGAGGCCTCCTTCTTTGACGAGCTGCCCCGGGTGTCCTCCGCCGTGGCCATGACCCCCTGCGAGCTGGTGCCCATCGACCGGGAGCTGTTGAGCCGGGAGTTTGCCGCCCATCCGGAGCTGGCTCTGGCCATGATGAAGTATCTGGCCCGCACCGTGCGGCTCCTCTCCGACCAAGTGGACCAGATGGCCTTCCGGCCCGCCCGGTGGCGGGTGGCCCGGTTTCTCACCGTCAACGCCGACGGAAACGGCCGGGTATCCTGCCCCCAGGAGGAGATCGCCGCCACCATCTCGGTGAGCCGGGTGACCGTCAGCCGCATCCTCAATCAACTTGCCCGGGAGGGGCTCATCTCCCTGAGCTACCGCTCGGTGCTCATCCTGGACCGTCCCGGTCTGGAGGCACTGTGTGAGTGA
- the leuC gene encoding 3-isopropylmalate dehydratase large subunit: MGMTMTQKILAKHAGLDHVEVGQLIEAKVDMVLGNDITTPVAITEFEKAGFSQVFDKDKISIVLDHYTPCKDIKSAELCLKARNFAHKHSITNFFDVGQMGVEHALLPEKGLCAPGEIIVGADSHTCTYGALGAFSTGIGSTDMAAAMATGLLWFKVPAAIKVTLKGKLQPMVSGKDVILHLIGEIGVDGALYQSLEFAGEGVSSLTMDDRFTISNMAIEAGGKNGIFPVDEKTMEYISGRVNRPCEAFEADADAEYVREVVIDLDKLEPTVAMPHLPENTKVVSEVAGLPINQVVIGSCTNGRISDLRAAAAVMKGKKVADNVRCIVIPATQEIVLQAMKEGLIETFIEAGAAVSTPTCGPCLGGHMGVMAEGERTVSTTNRNFVGRMGHVTSEVILASPAVAAASAIAGCVADPRTLS, translated from the coding sequence ATGGGTATGACAATGACACAGAAAATCCTGGCCAAGCATGCCGGGCTGGACCACGTGGAGGTTGGCCAGCTCATTGAGGCCAAGGTGGACATGGTCCTGGGCAACGACATCACCACCCCCGTGGCCATCACCGAGTTTGAGAAGGCCGGCTTCAGCCAGGTCTTTGATAAGGACAAGATCTCCATCGTCCTGGACCACTACACCCCCTGCAAGGACATCAAGTCCGCCGAGCTGTGCCTGAAGGCCCGCAACTTTGCCCACAAGCACAGCATCACCAATTTCTTTGATGTAGGCCAGATGGGCGTGGAGCACGCCCTGCTCCCCGAAAAGGGCCTGTGCGCTCCCGGCGAGATCATCGTGGGCGCCGACTCCCACACCTGCACCTACGGCGCTCTGGGCGCCTTCTCCACCGGCATCGGATCCACCGACATGGCCGCCGCCATGGCCACCGGCCTGCTGTGGTTCAAGGTGCCCGCCGCCATTAAGGTCACCTTGAAGGGCAAGCTCCAGCCCATGGTATCCGGCAAGGACGTGATTCTCCACCTGATCGGCGAGATCGGCGTGGACGGCGCCCTCTACCAGTCCCTGGAGTTTGCCGGGGAGGGCGTTTCCTCTCTCACCATGGACGACCGCTTCACCATCTCCAACATGGCCATCGAGGCCGGCGGCAAGAACGGCATCTTCCCCGTGGACGAGAAGACCATGGAGTACATCAGCGGCCGGGTGAACCGTCCCTGCGAGGCCTTCGAGGCCGACGCCGACGCCGAGTATGTCCGCGAGGTGGTCATCGATCTGGACAAGCTGGAGCCTACCGTGGCTATGCCTCACCTGCCTGAGAACACCAAGGTGGTTTCTGAGGTGGCTGGTCTGCCCATCAACCAGGTGGTTATCGGCTCCTGCACCAACGGCCGCATCAGCGATCTGCGCGCCGCCGCTGCGGTGATGAAGGGCAAGAAGGTGGCCGACAACGTGCGCTGCATCGTGATCCCTGCCACCCAGGAGATCGTGCTCCAGGCCATGAAGGAGGGACTCATCGAGACCTTCATCGAGGCTGGCGCCGCTGTTTCCACCCCCACCTGCGGTCCCTGCCTGGGCGGACACATGGGCGTGATGGCCGAAGGGGAGCGCACCGTCTCCACCACCAACCGCAACTTCGTAGGCCGTATGGGTCATGTCACCAGTGAGGTCATTCTGGCCTCTCCCGCCGTGGCCGCCGCCTCCGCCATTGCCGGCTGTGTCGCCGACCCCCGCACGCTTTCTTGA
- a CDS encoding 3-isopropylmalate dehydratase small subunit: protein MKVYKYGANVDTDVIIPARHLNDPSPAALASHCMEDIDADFASTVQPGDIIVAGPNFGCGSSREHAPLAIKSCGVKCVIAPSFARIFYRNAINIGFPIVECAQAAEEIQPGDQVDVDFSTGIITDTTQGKTWQAAPFPEFIKGIIESGGLLNSLKARGVAK, encoded by the coding sequence ATGAAGGTTTATAAATACGGCGCCAACGTGGATACCGACGTCATCATCCCCGCCCGCCACTTGAACGATCCCTCTCCTGCCGCCTTGGCCTCCCACTGCATGGAGGACATCGACGCAGATTTCGCCTCCACCGTCCAGCCCGGCGACATCATCGTGGCCGGTCCCAACTTTGGCTGCGGCTCCTCCCGTGAGCACGCACCTCTGGCCATCAAGTCCTGCGGCGTGAAGTGCGTCATCGCCCCCTCTTTTGCCCGCATCTTCTACCGCAACGCCATCAACATCGGCTTCCCCATCGTGGAGTGCGCCCAGGCTGCCGAGGAGATCCAGCCCGGCGACCAGGTGGATGTAGATTTTTCTACTGGTATCATCACCGACACTACCCAGGGTAAGACCTGGCAGGCTGCGCCCTTCCCCGAGTTCATCAAGGGCATCATTGAAAGCGGCGGCCTGCTCAACTCTCTGAAGGCCCGGGGGGTGGCGAAATGA
- the leuB gene encoding 3-isopropylmalate dehydrogenase — MNYKIALIRGDGIGPEVVGEAVKVLEQVGKKFGHTFTYTDVLMGGCAIDQVGKSYPDGTAEACKACDAVLLGAVGGPKWGHSTDPEKRPETALLSIRKDLELYANLRPAALRPALADACPLKKETADKGIDLMMVRELTGGIYFGQKERYQTEDRGEEASDRMAYSEKEIERIGRRAFELARLRRKKVASVDKANVLETSRLWRQVMHRLAEEYSDVEYEDVLVDNAAMQLVRHPSQFDVVVTENMFGDILSDEASMITGSIGLLPSASIGDTAPGLYEPIHGSAPDIAGQDKANPIATILSVAMMLRYSFHLADEANAVEQAVDAVLAEGYRTADIAKAGEKAIGTLEMGRLICERI, encoded by the coding sequence ATGAATTACAAAATCGCTCTCATCCGCGGCGACGGCATCGGCCCCGAAGTAGTGGGGGAGGCCGTCAAGGTTCTGGAGCAGGTGGGCAAGAAGTTCGGCCACACCTTTACCTACACCGACGTGCTCATGGGCGGCTGCGCCATCGACCAGGTGGGCAAGAGCTACCCCGACGGCACCGCTGAAGCCTGCAAGGCCTGTGACGCCGTCCTGCTGGGCGCCGTGGGCGGTCCCAAGTGGGGGCACTCTACCGATCCCGAGAAGCGCCCCGAGACCGCTCTGCTCTCCATCCGGAAGGATCTGGAGCTCTACGCCAACCTGCGTCCTGCCGCTCTCCGTCCCGCCTTGGCCGACGCCTGTCCCCTGAAGAAGGAGACCGCCGACAAGGGGATTGACCTGATGATGGTCCGTGAGCTCACCGGCGGCATCTACTTTGGCCAGAAGGAGCGCTACCAGACTGAGGACCGGGGAGAGGAGGCCTCCGACCGCATGGCCTACTCCGAGAAGGAGATCGAGCGCATCGGCCGCCGCGCCTTTGAGCTGGCCCGCCTTCGCCGCAAGAAGGTCGCCTCTGTGGACAAGGCCAACGTCCTGGAGACCAGCCGTCTGTGGCGGCAGGTGATGCACCGTCTGGCCGAGGAGTATTCCGATGTCGAGTACGAGGACGTGCTGGTGGACAACGCCGCCATGCAGCTGGTCCGGCATCCCAGCCAGTTTGATGTGGTGGTCACCGAGAACATGTTCGGCGACATTCTCTCCGACGAGGCCTCCATGATCACCGGCTCCATTGGCCTGCTGCCCTCCGCCTCCATCGGCGACACCGCACCCGGCCTCTACGAGCCCATCCACGGCTCCGCCCCTGACATCGCCGGGCAGGACAAAGCCAACCCCATCGCCACCATCCTCTCCGTGGCCATGATGCTCCGCTACTCCTTCCACCTGGCCGACGAGGCCAATGCCGTGGAGCAGGCTGTGGACGCTGTCCTAGCCGAGGGCTACCGCACCGCCGACATTGCCAAGGCGGGGGAGAAGGCCATCGGCACTTTGGAGATGGGCCGTCTCATCTGTGAGCGCATCTGA